GATGATGACGGCGGTGATGAGCGTGCCGCTGGTGCGCTCTTCGAAGGAGCGGCTCATCTCCTCGATGGCGAACAGGATGCCGGCCAGCGGCGTGTTGAACGCAGCGGCGATGCCGGCGGCGCCACCGGCCAGAATCATGCCGCGATCCATGTAATGAAACGGGAACCGGCCGAGGCGGCCGAGGCTGAACAGTACGGCAGCGCCGATATGCACGGTCGGTCCTTCGCGGCCGATGGATGCGCCGGACAGCAGGCCGAGCAGTGTGAGCAGGACTTTGCCGATGGCGATGCGCCAACTGAGCAGCTTGCCGCGCATGCTCTCCTCGTGGATGTTGAGCGCCGCGATGCACTGCGGGATGCCGCTGCCTTCGCTGCCCGGGAAATAGCGTTTGGTCAGCCAGGCGACCAGCATGATCAGCGCAGGCGTCACCAGCAGCGGAAGCCAGGGAGAAACGGCGACCAGGCGCATGAACAGCGTGTTCGAATAATCGGCGGCGCGGGCAAACAGGCTGGCGATCAGGCCGACGAAGACCGCGCCCGTCCAGAAAATGATGCGAATGCGCCAGCTCTCGGGGGACAGCAAGCCGTTGGCCGACTGGAAAATGCGCTTGAGCATGAGACCGGGGGTGTCTGGTGGGCGGGCGGCGTTCAAACGCGCCATTTTTGGGGAACGCCGGAGTGAACGCAAGTCTGACGAGACAGTTTATCGATGCACGGTAGCGTATTTGGATGGCGTATTCGGATGGTGGCGTGTGCAGTGGGCGAACCTATAAGATGTGGGCTAGATGCTTGGCAACGAAATGGGCGGACATATGGGGCAGATCAAGGTCGGCGTGGTTGGCGGAACCGGCTATGCGGGCGTCGAAATCATTCGGTTGCTGCTTGGGCATCCGCATGCGCAGTTGACGGCGTTGACCTCGCGCGCCGACGCCGGCCGGCGTGTCGACGAGGTGTTTCCGAACCTGAGAGGGTATCTCGATCTGACGTTCGTGGCACCGGACGCTGCGCGTCTGCACGACTGCGATGTGGTGTTTTTCGCCACACCGAACGGCACCGCGATGCATGATGCGCCGCGCCTGCTCGATGCGGGCGTGCGGGTGATCGATCTGGCGGCGGATTTTCGCTTGCAGGACGTGGCCGAGTGGTCGCGTTGGTACGGCATGGCGCATGCGTGTCCGGAACGGGTGCCCGAAGCGGTGTACGGGCTGCCGGAAATCAATCGCGAGGCCATTCGCTCGGCGCGGCTGGTGGCCAATCCCGGCTGCTACCCGACCGCGATCATCCTGGGGTTTCTGCCGCTGCTGCGCTCTGGGGCCGTCGAGCCCGGGCGCTTGATCGCCGATGCCAAATCAGGGGCCAGTGGTGCGGGCCGCAAGGCGGCGATAACGACGCTGTTGACCGAGGCGGCGGACAATTTCCACGCCTACGGCGTGAGCGGGCACCGTCATCTGCCGGAAATTCGCGAGGTGCTCGGGGCCCGGCTTGGCGCACCGGTGGACCTGGTTTTCGTCCCGCATCTGCTGCCGATGATTCGCGGCATTCATGCAACCCTCTATGCCGGCCTGCGCGATGCGCGGATCGATTTGCAGGATCTCTACGAAACAGCGTATCGCGACGAGCCGTTCGTTGATGTCATGCCGCCCGGTTCGCATCCGGAGACGCGCAGCGTACGGGGCGGCAATTTATGTCGCATTGCGGTGTCGCAGGCACCGGGAAGCGATACGGCCGTCGTCCTGTCGGTGATCGACAATCTGGTCAAGGGCGCGGCGGGACAGGCGGTGCAGAACATGAACCTGATGTTCGGGCTGCGCGAGGCTACGGGGCTCGAAAGCGTCTCGCCGCTGCCCTGAGATGGCGCGACCGAAACACAGGATGCGCAAAGGCTACGAACTGCGCATGCGCCGCCCGCTGCGCAAGGGGTTGCTGGCGCTGTTCGCCGTGGCGCTGCTGGTGCTGGCCGGCGTGTTGATCTATCGGGCGGGGTATCGCGCCGGCACGAACCTGAGCCAGCAGGATCGGGCCGAACTGAGCGCGCTGAAAACACAGGCAGTGTATCTGAGTGAGCGAAATCAGACGCTGACCGACCTGGCCGCGCGTTTGGGCCGCAGCGCCGAAATCGATCGCGCAGCGGCGCAGCGCGTGCAACGCAGTCTTAATGACATGGAAGCACAACTGACCAGCCTTAACGAAGAGCTGGCGTTCTACCGCAGCATTATGTCGCCGTCGGATCAATCGGCGGGGTTGCAGTTGCAGCGCCTGCAGCTGGCGCGCGTGACGCCCGCCGGTCGTGCGTACACGTTCAATATCGTGCTGACGCAATTGCAGCGCGGCGGGGGGCTGGCGCAGGGGCGCGTGACGGCGCGCATACAGGGCCTGCGCGGCGGCAAACCGGAGACCCTGGATATGGGCAAACTGGCACAGCTCAGACTGGTTTTTTCATTCCGGTATTTCCAGGACTTCGAGGGCAGCTTTGAGTTGCCGACCGGATTCGCGCCCAGGACGATCGAAATCGTGGTGCGGCCGAGTTCGCGGCGGCTTAAAGAAATCCGGAAAACGTTTACCTGGGCCGATGCGCTCAAGGGAGGGTGATGAGTATGTGGGGCGGCAAGAAAAAAACGGGCGCGACGCGCGTCGATACCCTGATCGGCAAAGATGCGTCGATCCGGGGCAATCTACAGTTCACGGGCGGTCTGCATATCGATGGGCAGGTTGAGGGGAACGTGCTCGCCAGCGATACCGACAGTGCCGCTTTGGTGCTCAGCGAAGGCGGGCGAATCAATGGCGAGGTGCACGCGCCGATCATGATGCTCAACGGCACCGTCGAGGGCGATGTGTATGCGTCCGAGCATCTGGAACTGGCGGCGAATGCGCGGATCTGCGGCGATGTGTACTACAACCTGCTGGAAATGGCGGTCGGCGCCGAGGTCAACGGGAAGTTGGTTCACCGTAAAGGCGGGAAGCCGCAGCTGGAGGACCAGCGCGCGCAGTTCGTGAACAATGACGTGGGGTCGGACGCAGCACCATAAAGCCTCGCAACCCGCCCGTGAATCAAGTTCGGAGGGCGAAGGGCGTTGTTGCGTGCCCGCCTGAGCGGCGAAGAGTCTGCAAAGGTGTGCCGCGACCGGTTCGCTCGTACCGCGCATGGGCTGCGCGAGCCGATCGGCGCGCGCATCTGTTAAGCTCATGCGCGCGGCCAAGCATGGGGCCGCGTCCGGGATGAATGGATCAATGCAAAACAAGACAGGCGTCGGCCGCCCTGCACGACGGCCGGTGCGTACCGTATTCGTGCTGCTGTTCGGGGTCGTGCTGGGGATTTTTATCGACCGCACTTTTCTGGCCGGCATCATTCCCGCGGCGCTGGTGCCGGCTTCCGCGGTGGGCGACTTCAAGCTCATGGCGCAATCCTGGAATCTGATCGACGCTTACTATGTCGACCGCCAGTCGATCAAGCCTGACCGGATGACCTACGCGGCGATCGCCGGCATGGTCGATTCACTGGGCGATACGGGCCACAGCACCTTCCTCACGCCGCGCGAGGTGCGTATGGCGAATGCGTCGATCGACGGTCATTTCGCCGGCATCGGGGCGGAGGTGCAGATGAAGGACAACCATGTCGTCATCGTCTCGCCGATTGACGGTACGCCGGCGCAGCGAGCGCATCTAAGGCCTGGCGACGTGATTCTGGCGGTGAACGGCAAGTCCGTCGCTGGAGAGGGGCTGACCGAGGTGGTTGAAAAAATTCGCGGCAAGGCCGGCACCAAGGTCACGTTGACGCTGCGGGATGCACGCGATGGCAAGCAACGTACGGTCGCCCTGGTGCGCGCAAATATCCCGGTTCGAAGCGTCAGTTGGCACATGCTGCCCGGTACCAAAGTGGCGGATATTCGCATTGCCAGTTTCAGCGAAGGGACTGCGCATGAGTTGATTCAGGCGCTGGATGCGGCGCAGCAGGCCGGCGCGCGCGGCGTGGTGCTCGACTTGCGTAACGACCCCGGCGGCTTGCTCGATCAGGCCATCGACGTTGCCAGCGTGTTTATCCCCAAGGGGAATGTGCTGCTGGAGCGCAATGCGCGCGGGCAGATCAAGCCGATCCCGGTGCGGACCGACGTGCCGAAGTACACGCTGCCGATCGCGGTGCTGATCAACGGCGGTACGGCCAGCGCGGCGGAAATCGTCTCCGGCGCGCTGCATGACGATCTTGGTGCGCCGCTGATCGGTGAGCGGACCTTTGGCACCGGCACCGTGCTGCAGGAATTCATGCTGCCGGACGGTGCGGCGTTGTTGCTGGGCGTGCGCGAGTGGCTGACGCCGCACGGGCATACGATCTGGCACAAGGGCATCAAGCCGACGGACAAAGTCGCATTGGGCAACAAGGCAACCATGCTCCGCCCGGACATGCTGGGCACGCTGAGCGCGGCCAAGCTGCGCGCCAGCAGCGATGTTCAGCTGCTCGCGGCGCTCAAGGCGGTCGAGGGACTCATCGCGCAGAAAGCGCACTGACAGCCGGTCAGGCTGTGCGGGGCGCACGTGTGCGTGCAACGGCGCCGTTCCCTTTCCCTGTGCTGCTCGTATATAGTGGGCGCTCGATTGCTCGGCCGCCCTGGAGAGAGTCCGCACAGTACGGACCGCCGAAGGCGCAACCCGCCCGGAAACGCTCAGGCACAAGGGACACGGCGGCCGCAGATCGCGTCGGCACATTGGGCGTGATCGCTATCGGCTCTGGAGAGCGGCTGACGTCTTGCGTCGGCCCACCGAAGGGGATGGTGCCTGGCAGGACTATCGAAGGGGGCTGCATGAATCGCTCTTTGGTTTTCCGCGCAACAGCGCCTAATCTCTCAGGTTCGAGGACAGAGGGGCGGTTGATGTCATGGTCCGGTCTGCGGTGCAGGCGGCAGACATCAACCGTGACCACGTCGCGCGGATGCGCGGCGTTCATACCTTGAGGAGCCGAGCCATGTTACAGCGCACACCGATTTATTCAGACCACCTCGCCGCCGGCGGCAAGATGGTCGATTTCGCCGGCTGGGACATGCCGCTGCATTACGGCTCGCAGCTCGAAGAACATCATCAGGTGCGCCGCGACGCGGGCGTATTCGACGTTTCCCATATGACCGTGGTCGATCTGGTCGGCGCGGATGCGCGCGATTATCTGCGCCGTCTGCTGGCCAACGACGTGGCCAAGCTCAAGACGCCGGGCAAAGCGCTGTACAGCTGCATGCTGCGTCCCGACGGCGGCGTGATCGACGATCTCATTACCTACTGGCTGGGCGGCGAGCGCTATCGGGTGGTCGTCAATGCCGCGACGCACGACAAGGATCTGGCCTGGATGCAGGCGCAGGCAGCGGGCTTCGCCGTCACCCTCACCGAACGCGCCGAACTGGCAATGCTGGCCGTGCAGGGCCCCAATGCGCGCGCGTTGGCGGCCGGCGTGCTCGGCGGCGCGGACGCCGAAGCGGCGCTGGCGCTCAAGCCGTTCACCGGCGTTGAACGGGGTGATCGGTTTGTCGCCCGTACCGGCTATACCGGCGAGGATGGATTCGAAATCATGCTGCCGGCCACGGCTGCCTCCGCCTTCTGGCGCGCACTGCTCGCCGCCGGCGTCAAGCCCATCGGCCTCGGTGCGCGCGACACGCTGCGTCTGGAAGCCGGCATGAACCTTTACGGAACAGATATGGACGAGACCATCAGTCCGCTGGAGTGCGGCCTGAACTGGACCGTCGCCTGGGAGCCGGTCGAGCGAGTCTTTATCGGCCGCGAGGCGCTGGAGGCACAGCGCGCGGCGGGCACGGCGCGGCGCTTTGTCGGGCTGGTGCTGGAAGGGCGCGGCGTGCTGCGCGGGCATCAGCGCGTGCAAACGCCGGCCGGAGACGGGCAGACCACCAGCGGCACGTTCTCGCCCACGCTTGGCGTTGCCATTGCGCTGGCGCGCTTGCCGGCCGCTGCTGGCGATGCCTGCGAGGTCGATATTCGCGGCAAGCTGCACGCGGCGCGCGTGGTCAAGCCGCCGTTCGTACGCAACGGTCAGGGGTGTCTCTGATCTGTGATTTCAACGGGGCGCCGAGACCCCTCGGGTGAGGTTCTGAACATCAGAAATTCGTGCGAATGAATACCCGTTTCAATCCGATGGCAAAC
This genomic stretch from Acidihalobacter ferrooxydans harbors:
- the argC gene encoding N-acetyl-gamma-glutamyl-phosphate reductase — protein: MGQIKVGVVGGTGYAGVEIIRLLLGHPHAQLTALTSRADAGRRVDEVFPNLRGYLDLTFVAPDAARLHDCDVVFFATPNGTAMHDAPRLLDAGVRVIDLAADFRLQDVAEWSRWYGMAHACPERVPEAVYGLPEINREAIRSARLVANPGCYPTAIILGFLPLLRSGAVEPGRLIADAKSGASGAGRKAAITTLLTEAADNFHAYGVSGHRHLPEIREVLGARLGAPVDLVFVPHLLPMIRGIHATLYAGLRDARIDLQDLYETAYRDEPFVDVMPPGSHPETRSVRGGNLCRIAVSQAPGSDTAVVLSVIDNLVKGAAGQAVQNMNLMFGLREATGLESVSPLP
- a CDS encoding DUF6776 family protein; translated protein: MRKGYELRMRRPLRKGLLALFAVALLVLAGVLIYRAGYRAGTNLSQQDRAELSALKTQAVYLSERNQTLTDLAARLGRSAEIDRAAAQRVQRSLNDMEAQLTSLNEELAFYRSIMSPSDQSAGLQLQRLQLARVTPAGRAYTFNIVLTQLQRGGGLAQGRVTARIQGLRGGKPETLDMGKLAQLRLVFSFRYFQDFEGSFELPTGFAPRTIEIVVRPSSRRLKEIRKTFTWADALKGG
- a CDS encoding bactofilin family protein, giving the protein MWGGKKKTGATRVDTLIGKDASIRGNLQFTGGLHIDGQVEGNVLASDTDSAALVLSEGGRINGEVHAPIMMLNGTVEGDVYASEHLELAANARICGDVYYNLLEMAVGAEVNGKLVHRKGGKPQLEDQRAQFVNNDVGSDAAP
- a CDS encoding S41 family peptidase — protein: MQNKTGVGRPARRPVRTVFVLLFGVVLGIFIDRTFLAGIIPAALVPASAVGDFKLMAQSWNLIDAYYVDRQSIKPDRMTYAAIAGMVDSLGDTGHSTFLTPREVRMANASIDGHFAGIGAEVQMKDNHVVIVSPIDGTPAQRAHLRPGDVILAVNGKSVAGEGLTEVVEKIRGKAGTKVTLTLRDARDGKQRTVALVRANIPVRSVSWHMLPGTKVADIRIASFSEGTAHELIQALDAAQQAGARGVVLDLRNDPGGLLDQAIDVASVFIPKGNVLLERNARGQIKPIPVRTDVPKYTLPIAVLINGGTASAAEIVSGALHDDLGAPLIGERTFGTGTVLQEFMLPDGAALLLGVREWLTPHGHTIWHKGIKPTDKVALGNKATMLRPDMLGTLSAAKLRASSDVQLLAALKAVEGLIAQKAH
- the gcvT gene encoding glycine cleavage system aminomethyltransferase GcvT, which gives rise to MLQRTPIYSDHLAAGGKMVDFAGWDMPLHYGSQLEEHHQVRRDAGVFDVSHMTVVDLVGADARDYLRRLLANDVAKLKTPGKALYSCMLRPDGGVIDDLITYWLGGERYRVVVNAATHDKDLAWMQAQAAGFAVTLTERAELAMLAVQGPNARALAAGVLGGADAEAALALKPFTGVERGDRFVARTGYTGEDGFEIMLPATAASAFWRALLAAGVKPIGLGARDTLRLEAGMNLYGTDMDETISPLECGLNWTVAWEPVERVFIGREALEAQRAAGTARRFVGLVLEGRGVLRGHQRVQTPAGDGQTTSGTFSPTLGVAIALARLPAAAGDACEVDIRGKLHAARVVKPPFVRNGQGCL